From one Rosa rugosa chromosome 4, drRosRugo1.1, whole genome shotgun sequence genomic stretch:
- the LOC133743850 gene encoding uncharacterized protein LOC133743850 has translation MRRASTLASFPILSRSIATLHGGATATSPSHRLLQVALYSSAGAGSHGRRPWFESFSGRKLAVGFAGTLASVAVATSLAQEVHAKEPPPAELVPKEVVLYQYEACPFCNKVKAFLDYYDIPYKIVEVNPLSKKEIKFSEYKKVPILMVDGEQLVDSSDIIDTLTEKILPDRVPQRVAVSTSEEDDEEKKWRKWVDNHLVHMLSPNIYRNTSEALESFDYITSNGNFSYTEKITVKYAGAAAMYFVSKKLKKKYNITDERASLYEAAETWVDALDGREFLGGSKPNLADLAVFGVLRPIRYLRSGKDMVEHTRIGEWYSRMERAVGEPSRIKE, from the exons ATGAGAAGGGCTTCCACTCTCGCCTCCTTCCCCATCCTCTCCCGATCCATCGCCACCCTCCACGGCGGCGCAACCGCCACGTCACCCTCCCACCGCCTTCTCCAGGTAGCTCTCTACAGCTCCGCCGGCGCCGGCTCTCATGGTCGCCGTCCCTGGTTCGAGTCATTTTCCGGCCGGAAGCTGGCCGTCGGCTTCGCCGGAACTCTGGCTTCGGTGGCTGTTGCCACGTCGCTCGCTCAGGAAGTCCACGCCAAAGAGCCGCCTCCGGCTGAGCTCGTCCCCAAGGAGGTTGTGCTGTACCAGTACGAAGCTTGCCCTTTCTGCAACAAAGTGAAAG CATTCTTGGACTACTATGATATACCGTACAAAATTGTGGAGGTGAACCCACTCAGTAAGAAAGAGATCAAGTTTTCGGAGTATAAGAAGGTTCCGATATTGATGGTGGATGGGGAACAGCTAGTTGATTCATCAG ATATAATTGATACCTTGACTGAGAAGATTCTTCCTGACAGAGTACCGCAGAGAGTAGCAGTTTCTACCTCAGAAGAGGATGATGAAGAGAAAAAGTGGCGCAA GTGGGTTGATAATCACCTGGTGCATATGCTATCACCAAACATATACCGAAATACATCTGAGGCCCTTGAGTCCTTTGACTATATCACAAGCAATG GTAATTTTAGTTACACAGAAAAAATTACAGTGAAGTATGCTGGTGCTGCAGCTATGTACTTTGTGTCTAAGAAACTGAAGAAAAAATATAACATTACTGATGAACGTGCATCCCTGTATGAAGCCGCAGAAACATGGGTTGATGCTTTAGATGGGCGGGAATTCCTTG GGGGGTCAAAACCTAATTTGGCTGATCTTGCTGTTTTTGGGGTGTTAAGACCTATCCGTTATTTGAGGTCTGGTAAAGATATGGTTGAGCACACACGCATAGGTGAATGGTACTCAAGAATGGAGCGTGCTGTAGGAGAGCCTTCAAGGATTAAGGAGTAG